Genomic window (Chryseobacterium sp. H1D6B):
TTTTTGCTTTTGTAACACTTCCTGTAGAGTATGATGCAAGCAACAGGGCCATGAAATGGCTGAAAGATACAGGGACGGTAACTGCTGAAGAATTTGTTGGAGTAAAAGACAGTTTAACCTGGGCAGCACGAACTTATGTAGTTGCAGCTATCGGATCTTTGGCACAGCTTTTATACTGGGGATCTTTGCTGCTGGGAAGCAGAAGGAATTAATCTTTAAATTCAAAAGAAATATTTTGCATCTCAGACAGTTTGTCTGAGATGCTGTCTTTTAAAGATGTTTTTAAAGATGCGGTTAAAATGCAGTTCTCATCAGCATCAAAATTTAAAACCTTTGCATCGAATTTGGAAAGCAGTGTGAAAATAATATTCTGCTGATTAAAGCTGAACTTAATTTCTATCTCAGTTTCTATTTCTTTGATGATGATATTCGCTTCTTCTAAGGTGAGTTTTGCTGATTCTTTGTAAGCTTTCACTAATCCCGAAACACCAAGTTTTGTTCCCCCATAATAGCGGACTGATACCACCAAAACATTGGTGATCTCATTGGCTAATAATTGATTGTAAATAGGAAGTCCAGCGCTTCCAGAAGGTTCACCGTCATCATTAGCCCGATAGTTTTCTCCGTTAATTCCCATCCTGAATGCATAACAATGATGCGTTGCTTTGGGATGTTCTGTTCTTATTTTTTCTAAAGCGTTTTTAAGCTCACTCTCATTATTTACAGGGTAAGCAAATCCAATGAATTTGCTTCCTTTTTCTTTTAATAAGGTGTTTTCGACGGGGTTTTGTATTGTTTTATATTCAAACGTCATGTAAGCCTGCTTTATAGTTACAAAAATACGTTTTACAATTATAAGTGGAAAAGAAGATGAGTATATAAATAGAAAAAAGAGCCATAAGCTCTTTTAGAATTTTAAATATAATTTATCAGAAATGTTTCCTGTGCATTAGCATGCGAAAACTGAACATCTTCCAAATTGGTTCATGCACAATGGCCATCCGCAACCGTCTTCGATCCATGGG
Coding sequences:
- a CDS encoding YigZ family protein, with the translated sequence MTFEYKTIQNPVENTLLKEKGSKFIGFAYPVNNESELKNALEKIRTEHPKATHHCYAFRMGINGENYRANDDGEPSGSAGLPIYNQLLANEITNVLVVSVRYYGGTKLGVSGLVKAYKESAKLTLEEANIIIKEIETEIEIKFSFNQQNIIFTLLSKFDAKVLNFDADENCILTASLKTSLKDSISDKLSEMQNISFEFKD